One genomic segment of Rhodothermales bacterium includes these proteins:
- the rsmA gene encoding 16S rRNA (adenine(1518)-N(6)/adenine(1519)-N(6))-dimethyltransferase RsmA, whose translation MSIRPKKSLGQNFLRDPNTIRKIAASVGAPEGAAVVEIGPGTGALTEELLRHYPDLTAVEVDERAVEHLHEALPALDVRQQDVLETDWAALAEEKGEQLWVVGNLPYYITSPILFSLLDARQHLRRAVVMMQKEVAERLVAVPSTKAYGILSVQTQLLARPTLLFDVSRHVFHPVPNVTSAVVALDFDAPEPGVDVERLRRTVRTAFNQRRKTLRNSLKPITSSTGHNVPDALAGRRPEALEPHEFVGLADAIFGGDGA comes from the coding sequence ATGAGCATCCGCCCGAAGAAGAGCCTCGGCCAGAACTTCCTCCGCGACCCCAACACGATCCGAAAGATCGCGGCGTCGGTGGGGGCGCCGGAGGGCGCAGCGGTCGTCGAGATCGGGCCGGGGACGGGGGCGCTGACGGAGGAACTGCTGCGGCACTACCCCGACCTCACGGCCGTCGAGGTGGACGAGCGGGCGGTCGAGCATCTGCACGAAGCGTTGCCCGCCCTCGACGTGCGGCAGCAGGACGTGCTGGAGACGGATTGGGCGGCGCTCGCCGAAGAGAAGGGGGAGCAGCTGTGGGTCGTCGGCAACCTCCCGTATTACATCACCTCGCCGATTCTTTTCTCGCTCCTCGACGCGCGGCAGCATCTTCGGCGGGCCGTCGTGATGATGCAGAAGGAGGTCGCCGAGCGGCTCGTCGCCGTGCCGAGCACGAAGGCGTACGGGATCCTCAGCGTGCAGACGCAACTGCTGGCGCGGCCGACGCTGCTCTTCGACGTGAGTCGCCACGTCTTCCACCCTGTGCCAAATGTCACGAGTGCCGTCGTCGCCCTCGACTTCGACGCGCCTGAGCCGGGCGTGGATGTGGAGCGACTGCGGCGGACGGTGCGGACGGCGTTCAACCAGCGCCGGAAGACGCTCCGCAACAGCCTCAAGCCCATCACGTCATCGACGGGACACAACGTGCCCGATGCGCTCGCGGGGCGGCGGCCCGAGGCCCTCGAGCCGCACGAGTTCGTCGGGCTGGCGGATGCCATTTTCGGTGGCGACGGCGCGTAG